One Apodemus sylvaticus chromosome 23, mApoSyl1.1, whole genome shotgun sequence genomic window carries:
- the LOC127673946 gene encoding trace amine-associated receptor 7a, protein MHKLGGNFLSDQSRIMSEDLLSATSAQLCYENLNRSCVRSPYAPAPRLILYAVFGFGAVLAVCGNLLVMTAILHFRQLHSPANFLVASLACADFLVGLTVMPFSTVRSVEGCWYFGDSYCKFHSCFEGSFCYSSIFHLCFISVDRYIAVSDPLTYPTRFTASVSAKCITFSWLLSIIYSFSLLYTGANEVGLEDLVSALTCVGGCQIAVNQSWVFINFLLFLVPTLVMMTVYSKIFLIAKQQAQSIEKMNKQTARASDSYKDRVAKRERKAAKTLGIAVAAFLLSWLPYFIDSIIDAFLGFITPTYVYEILVWIAYYNSAMNPLIYAFFYPWFRKAIRLIVTGRILRENSSVTKLIPE, encoded by the coding sequence ATGCACAAATTGGGTGGcaattttctcagtgatcaatcCAGAATTATGAGTGAAGATCTGCTCTCTGCCACATCTGCCCAGCTGTGCTACGAGAACCTGAACAGATCCTGTGTCAGGAGCCCATACGCCCCAGCCCCTCGCCTCATCCTATATGCAGTCTTTGGCTTTGGGGCTGTGCTGGCTGTGTGTGGGAACCTCCTGGTGATGACAGCAATTCTCCATTTCAGGCAGCTGCACTCTCCTGCCAACTTCCTGGTGGCATCCCTGGCCTGTGCTGACTTCTTGGTGGGTCTGACGGTGATGCCCTTCAGCACAGTGAGGTCTGTGGAGGGCTGCTGGTACTTTGGGGACAGTTACTGTAAATTCCATTCTTGTTTTGAAGGGTCATTCTGTTACTCTTCTATTTTCCACTTGTGCTTCATCTCTGTTGATAGATACATTGCAGTCAGCGACCCCCTGACCTACCCCACCAGGTTCACTGCATCTGTCTCTGCCAAGTGCATCACCTTCTCCTGGCTCCTGTCCATCATCTACAGCTTTTCTCTCCTTTACACAGGGGCCAATGAAGTTGGCCTGGAGGATCTAGTGAGTGCCCTCACCTGCGTGGGTGGCTGTCAAATCGCAGTGAATCAAAGCTGGGTCTTTATCAATTTCCTATTATTTCTTGTCCCCACGCTTGTGATGATGACTGTGTACTCTAAGATTTTCCTCATCGCTAAACAGCAGGCTCAGAGCATCGAGAAGATGAACAAGCAGACTGCCAGGGCATCAGACAGCTACAAGGACAGGGTGgccaagagggagaggaaagcagcCAAAACCCTGGGCATCGCAGTGgctgccttcctcctctcctggtTGCCATACTTCATTGACTCCATCATTGATGCCTTTCTGGGGTTCATCACGCCCACGTATGTGTATGAAATCTTAGTCTGGATAGCTTACTATAACTCAGCCATGAACCCTTTGatttatgctttcttttatccttGGTTTCGAAAAGCCATCAGACTCATTGTCACTGGCAGAATCTTGAGAGAGAATTCCTCAGTCACTAAGTTGATTCCTGAGTAA
- the LOC127673982 gene encoding trace amine-associated receptor 6, translating into MGSNSSPPAVLQLCYENVTGSCVKTPYSPGSRVILYAVFGFGAVLAVFGNLLVIISILHFKQLHSPTNFLIASLACADFGVGVSVMPFSMVRSIESCWYFGRSFCTFHTCCDVAFCYSSLFHLSFISIDRYIAVTDPLVYPTKFTVSVSGICIGISWILPVVYSGAVFYTGVYDDGLEELSNALNCVGGCQVVVNQNWVLIDFLSFLIPTLVMIILYGNIFLVARQQAKKIENIGSKTESSSESYKARVARRERKAAKTLGITVVAFMISWLPYSVDSLIDAFMGFITPAYIYEICVWCAYYNSAMNPLIYALFYPWFKKAIKVIMSGQVFRNSSATLNLFSEQL; encoded by the coding sequence ATGGGGAGTAACTCGTCTCCGCCTGCCGTCCTGCAGCTCTGCTATGAGAATGTGACCGGGTCTTGCGTGAAAACCCCCTACTCTCCCGGGTCGCGGGTCATCCTGTATGCAGTCTTTGGCTTTGGGGCTGTGCTGGCGGTGTTTGGAAACCTCCTGGTGATTATATCCATCCTCCATTTCAAGCAGCTGCACTCTCCCACCAATTTCCTCATTGCATCCCTGGCCTGCGCTGACTTCGGGGTGGGCGTCTCCGTGATGCCCTTCAGCATGGTCAGGTCCATCGAGAGCTGCTGGTACTTTGGGAGAAGCTTCTGCACTTTCCACACCTGCTGTGATGTGGCGTTTTGTTactcttctctcttccacctgAGTTTCATCTCCATCGACAGGTACATCGCTGTCACGGACCCTCTAGTCTATCCCACCAAGTTCACGGTGTCTGTGTCCGGAATTTGCATCGGCATCTCCTGGATTCTTCCCGTGGTGTACAGCGGCGCTGTGTTCTACACAGGGGTTTATGACGATGGCCTGGAGGAATTGTCCAACGCCCTCAACTGCGTAGGGGGATGTCAGGTAGTTGTGAATCAGAACTGGGTGCTGAtagattttctttccttcttaataCCTACACTCGTTATGATAATTCTGTATGGTAATATTTTTCTGGTGGCGAGACAACAGGCTAAGAAGATAGAAAACATCGGTAGTAAAACGGAATCGTCCTCTGAGAGTTATAAAGCCAGGGTGgcgagaagagagagaaaagcagccAAAACCCTGGGCATCACCGTGGTGGCATTCATGATCTCCTGGTTGCCCTACAGCGTCGATTCACTGATCGATGCTTTTATGGGCTTCATCACCCCTGCCTACATTTACGAAATTTGTGTCTGGTGTGCTTACTACAACTCAGCCATGAACCCTCTGATCTACGCTCTGTTTTATCCGTGGTTTAAGAAAGCGATTAAGGTTATTATGAGCGGCCAGGTGTTCAGGAACAGCTCGGCCACTCTGAACTTGTTCTCTGAGCAACTGTAA